In Fundulus heteroclitus isolate FHET01 chromosome 16, MU-UCD_Fhet_4.1, whole genome shotgun sequence, a single genomic region encodes these proteins:
- the slc2a6 gene encoding solute carrier family 2, facilitated glucose transporter member 6 has translation MNEEAPLLRRRTATSESQISNSRLYLAVFSAVLGNFSFGYSLVYSSPVLPKFKSPDADPLLRMDTNQAAWFGSIYSLGAAAGGLGAMLLNDLIGRKMSIMMSALPSAAGYTLMGGAVNLWMLHVGRFLTGVAGGMTAASIPVYISEISHKKVRGALGSCPQITAVFGTLTLYALGLVVPWRWLAVAGSVPAVVMVVLLVFMPSSPRRLLSLGQEQKAEKALRWLRGSNYNTNIELSAIKHSINTQVKITWSQLAMPIYYRPILISVGMRFLQQMTGITPILVYLEPIFAKSNVSLEPRYAAATVGVVRLFSVAVAASLMDRAGRKALLYASSMLMFLSSLTLTMISHTTPCPAVNVTTLNHSLHAELGSTLQASQGTAVSLIPLISTVVFIFGYAMGWGPITWLLMSEVLPLVARGVASGLCVTVSWVTAFALTHAFTHLVDIYGLYVPYLMFTVVCVFCLLFNAVCIPETRKRSLEEIENYFRTGRTFTIRQNHPSVLTS, from the exons ATGAATGAAGAGGCGCCACTGCTGAGGAGAAGGACCGCCACATCTGAATCCCAG ATCAGTAACTCCAGGCTGTATCTGGCCGTGTTCTCTGCAGTTCTGGGAAACTTCAGCTTTGGTTACTCCCTGGTCTACTCGTCCCCCGTTCTTCCAAAGTTTAAAAGTCCCGATGCAGACCCCCTGCTCAGGATGGACACCAACCAGGCTGCCTGGTTCGGGTCCATCTACTCCCTGGGTGCAGCCGCCGGGGGGCTTGGGGCTATGCTGCTCAACGACCTGATTGGACGGAAGATGAGCATCATGATGTCAGCGCTGCCCTCGGCGGCAGG ATACACGCTGATGGGAGGAGCTGTGAACTTGTGGATGCTCCATGTGGGTCGATTTCTAACCGGTGTCGCGGGGGGAATGACCGCCGCATCAATTCCA GTTTATATCTCAGAGATCTCCCACAAAAAAGTCAGAGGGGCCCTGGGCTCTTGCCCGCAGATCACAGCTGTGTTTGGGACCCTGACACTCTATGCCCTTg GCCTGGTGGTACCATGGCGGTGGCTCGCAGTGGCAGGGTCCGTGCCGGCAGTGGTGATGGTTGTCCTGCTGGTGTTCATGCCCTCCTCGCCCAGGAGACTCCTCTCCCTCGGCCAGGAGCAGAAAGCAGAAAAGGCGCTCCGCTGGCTGAGAGGAAGCAACTACAACACTAACATAGAGCTCAGCGCCATAAAG CACAGCATTAATACGCAGGTTAAAATAACCTGGTCTCAGCTGGCCATGCCCATCTATTACCGGCCTATCCTGATCTCAGTTGGGATGCGTTTCCTGCAGCAGATGACAGGGATCACGCCGATTCTGGTTTACCTGGAGCCCATCTTTGCCAAGAGCAATGTCTCCCTGGAGCCCAG GTACGCCGCTGCCACCGTGGGAGTTGTCCGCCTCTTCTCTGTCGCTGTGGCAGCCAGTTTGATGGACCGGGCGGGACGTAAAGCCCTGCTGTACGCGTCGAGCATGCTGATGTTTCTGTCCTCCCTGACGCTGACCATGATCTCCCACACCACACCATGCCCCGCTGTAAACGTTACGACTCTGAACCACAGCCTCCACGCTGAGCTGGGCAGCACGTTACAGGCCAGCCAGGGGACGGCTGTGAGCCTCATCCCTCTCATCAGCACCGTGGTGTTTATATTCG GATACGCCATGGGATGGGGACCAATCACGTGGCTGCTGATGTCAGAGGTGCTGCCGCTGGTGGCCAGGGGCGTGGCCTCGGGCCTGTGCGTCACCGTAAGCTGGGTGACGGCCTTCGCCCTCACGCACGCCTTCACCCACTTGGTGGACATCTACGGCCTGTACGTGCCCTACCTGATGTTCACCGTGGTGTGCGTCTTCTGCCTGCTGTTCAACGCCGTGTGCATCCCAGAGACTCGCAAGCGCTCGCTGGAGGAAATAGAGAACTACTTTAGGACCGGACGCACCTTCACCATCAGACAGAATCATCCTAGCGTGCTGACCAGTTGA
- the si:ch211-157c3.4 gene encoding lipopolysaccharide-induced tumor necrosis factor-alpha factor homolog gives MSKGGTADPPPYLIQGGTQDSGVKVYHVHTPFTPPDHEQVAAPSSVSQVFTSGGGEGGEGKKKYVSHDTTLGHTPGMTTCSSCQQQVMTNVHYKAGTYAWLMCILFICCGLFLCCCLIPFFVDSFKDAYHTCPRCTRVLHIEKKQCCK, from the exons ATGAGCAAAGGTGGAACAGCAGACCCTCCTCCCTACCTCATCCAAG GTGGAACTCAGGATTCGGGCGTGAAGGTTTACCACGTGCACACCCCATTCACCCCTCCTGACCACGAGCAGGTCGCTGCTCCCTCTTCGGTCTCGCAAG TTTTCACCAGCGGAGGAGGGGAAGGCGGCGAAGGCAAAAAGAAGTATGTGAGCCACGATACAACTCTGGGCCATACACCCGGCATGACGACATGCTCGAGCTGCCAGCAGCAGGTCATGACCAACGTCCATTACAAAGCAGGGACGTACGCCTGGCTCATGTGCATCCTCTTCATCTGCTGTGG ATTGTTCCTGTGCTGCTGCTTGATCCCGTTCTTCGTCGACAGCTTCAAGGACGCCTACCACACGTGCCCCCGCTGCACCAGAGTCCTCCACATTGAGAAGAAGCAGTGCTGCAAATGA